The region CCAATGATCGGCACCAGCAGGCAGGCGATGATAAACACCTCGCGGGGCTCGGCATCGGCCAGCACCTCGTGCTCGATCAGCTCTTTGTTCTCGGGGCCGTAGAAGATCTCTCGCAGCATCGACAGCAGGTAGATGGGCGTCAGAATGACGCCGATCGCCATGAAGATCACCGCGATTAGCCGGAAGGTGAAGCTGTAGGCGTCGCTAGTGGCAAAGCCCACAAATACCATCAGCTCCGCCACAAAGCCGCTCATGCCCGGCAGCGCCAGCGACGCCAGGGAGCAGGCGGTAAACATAGCGAAGATCTTGGGCATCTTTTTGCCGACACCGCCCATCTCTTCGAGGATCAGAGTGTGGGTGCGATCGTAGGTAGCCCCCACCAAAAAGAACAGACTGGCCCCAATCAGACCGTGGGAGACCATTTGCAGCACCGCGCCGCTGAGGCCGAGATTGGTAAACGAAGCGATGCCGATCAGCACAAAGCCCATGTGGGAGATGGACGAGTAGGCGATCTTGCGCTTCAGGTTGCGCTGGGCAAAGGAGGTCAGCGCCGCGTAGATGATATTCACGCAGCCCAAAATGACCAAAATCGGCGCAAAGTAGGTGTGGGCCTCGGGCAGCATGCCCAGGTTCATACGAATCAGCGCGTAGCCGCCCATCTTAAGTAAAATGCCCGCCAGCAGCATGTGTACCGGGGCCGTGGCCTCGCCGTGGGCGTCGGGCAGCCAGGTGTGCAGCGGAATGATCGGCAGCTTCACCGCGTAGGCGATCAAAAATGCCCCGTAGAGCAAGAGCTGCATTCGCAGGGGGTAGACCTTCTCAGCCAGGGCCCGCATGTCGAAGCTAATGGTGTCGCCGTAGAAGGCCATGGCCAGGGCCGCCACCAGAATGAACAGCGACCCGCCTGCGGTATAGAGAATGAACTTGGTCGCCGCGTAGAGCCGCTTCTTGCCGCCCCAGATCGACAGCAGCAGGTACACCGGAATCAGCTCCAGCTCCCAAAACAGGAAGAACAGCAGCATATCCTGCACGGCAAACACGCCGATCTGACCGCTGTACATGGCCAGCAGCAGAAAGTAAAAGAACTTGGGCTTGAGGGTCACCGGCCAGGCCGCCAGAGCCGCCAGAGTGGTGATGAACCCAGTGAGCAAAATCAGCGGCATCGACAGGCCATCGGCCCCCAATGACCACTTCAGGTCAAGCTGGGGCACCCAGGTATAACTCTCAACCAGCTGTAACCCAGGGTTGCTGAAGTCGTAGTTGAGGTAGAAGGCCGCCACGATCAGCACAAAGTCGATCAGCCCTACGGTTAGAGCGTACCAGCGCACGGTCTTGCCGTTGTCGTCAGGCAAAAAGGGAATCGCCACGCAGGCCACCAGCGGCAGCAGCGTAACGGTAGTTAACCAGGGAAAAGTCGCGAGGTCCATAGGGTCGTTTAGGTGTCGGATCTTTGGGTTTTGGGTTTTGGGTGTCGGGCTTTGGGTAACGGCTATGGGTTTCGGGTTTCGGGTTTCGGGTATTGGGTTTCGGGTTTTGCCTGACACCTAACACCTGACACCCGATACCTAGCACCTGACACCCGTTACCTGATACCTACGTCACCCCCGACAGCAGCACCAGCCCCAGCACCGCGCCAAACACAATCAGCGCATAGAACTGGGCCCGGCCATTCTCAAGGTATTTAAGCCCTTCGCCGGTTACCAGGGTGACCAGACCGGCGAGGTTGACCAGGCCATCGACGATGCGAATATCGACTTCGAGCACCTGCTTGGCCAGTTTGCGACTGCCCTGGACAAAGACCACCTCGTAGATGTCGTCGATGTACCACTTGTTGAGCGACAGGTTGTACAGGAAGGGAATCTTGGCGGCGATCGCCTTGGGATCAATGGCCTTGGTGCGGTACATCAGGACGGAGATAATGATGCCGACCACGGCGATCGCCACCGAGCTTCCCGCCATTAGGGCAAACTCGCTCCAGTCAAAGGCTTCTGCCGCCTCTGCCGCCTCAAACACCTCCCCAGGGGGATGAATGAACGCTTCAAAATAGTTGGCAAAGGGCGTACCCAGCAGCCCCACCAGCACCGAAGGCACCGCCAGCGCCATCAGCGGAAAGGTCATCGCCAGGGGCGACTCGTGGGGTTCGTGAGCGTGATGGTCATCGTCGTGGTCGTGGGCCTCATCCAGGGTCAGCTCCTGGGGATTCATGGCTCCAGGGCCCAGGGACATGCCCATTTTTTGTAGCTGCGCCCGCTTCAGGTCGCGGCGAATACCTTCGTCGTTGCCGCGAAAGCTGCCTTCGAAGGTGGAGAAGTACATGCGGAACATGTAGAAGGCGGTGATCCCCGCCGTCAGCCAGCCCACAGCCCACAGGGCGGGGTTTGCCGCGAAGGTCGCGCCCAAAATTTCGTCCTTAGACCAGAAACCCGCAAAGGGGGGAATCCCGCAGATGGCCAGGGTGCCGATCAAAAAGGTGATGGCGGTGACGGGCATGTACTTGCGCAGGCCGCCCATCAGGCGCATGTCCTGAGCCAGCACCGGGTCATGGCCCACCACCGCCTCCATACCGTGGATGACGGAGCCAGAGCCAAGAAACAGCATGGCCTTGAAGTAGGCGTGGGTCATCAGGTGAAATAGCCCGGCGGAATACGCGCCGACACCCATAGCCATGACCATGTAGCCCAACTGCGACATGGTGGAGAAGGCCAGCCCCTTTTTAATGTCGTTTTGGGTAATGGCGATGGTAGCTCCCATAAACGCCGTAAACGCCCCGGTGTAGGCGATCACCGTCATCACCGTGGGGATGTGCTCAAACACGGGGTACATGCGGGCCACCAGGAACACCCCCGCCGCCACCATCGTCGCGGCGTGAATTAGCGCGGAGATGGGGGTGGGGCCTTCCATGGCGTCGGGCAGCCACACGTGGAGCGGAAACTGGGCCGACTTGGCCACCGGGCCGAGGAAGACCAGAATGGCAAAAATGGCGGCAACGCTGGCGGGCAGGCTGCCGATGTTGACCATCTCGGTCAACCGTTCGCCCATAATCTCAAAGTCGAAGCTGCCGGTGGCCCAAAACAGGCCAAGGATGCCCAACAGCAGGCCAAAGTCGCCCACCCGGTTGGTGACAAACGCCTTTTGGCAGGCATCGGCGGCGGGTTTGCGGTTGTACCAAAAGCCAATTAGCAGGTACGAGCACATGCCCACCAGCTCCCAGAACACGTAGACCTGGAGCAGGTTGGGGCTAATCACCAGGCCCAGCATCGACGAGCTAAACAGGCTTAGGTAGGCGTAGAACCGCACGTAGCCCGGATCGTGGGCCATATAGCCATCGGTGTAGATCATCACCAAAAAGGCGACGGTGGTGACCACCACCAGCATCAGCGCCACCAGGTGGTCGATGGTGTAGCCCATCTCAATGCGGAAGTCGCCCGCCGAGGCCCACTCAAACATGGCCTGGTAGGGAGCGTGGCCCTGCCACTGGCTCCAAAAAATTAAAAATGACAGTACCATCGCCGCCCCGGTTAGGGAGACGATCAGCGTCGCTGAGGGCTGCCTGAGCTTGCTGGTGGCCTCGCCGTAGGAAATTAACCCCACACCGACGATGGTCGCCCCAATCAGGGGCAGCACCGGAATTAGCCAGGCGTATTGATAAAGCGTGTCTACAGAATCCATTTCGACTGCCTACTCCAAGAGCTTGCGTGAGTTGGCAAAAAACCGCTTACATTCTGACATACCCTTCCCCAAGGAAAAGTCGGTTTCGCAGCAAAGTTGAGGAATCTGGAAGGCGATCGCCGTCAGCTCAACCCCGGTGGGAGTCTAGCTGAGCCGTCTTTAAAAGCTCCCAAACCCTTACCTCAAGACCATTTTGGGGATCTACCGGCCTCTGGTCAGTTTTCTTAAGAAAGATATCTAATTCTGTGAGCGACGGCTGCCTGACAGCAAAATCTCACCCTTACGCCATAATCGTGGCAGCCGCAGATCTCTATCAATAGTCCAAGGGCTGGCCCGCCTCCGCTGGCGAGACTCAGCCCCTGGCAGCATCGACCTCGTGGAACGCTATGAAGCTTTGGTTAGTCTGCTTTTTGATCTTGTTTTTTGGAGCCGAAGCGGTGCAGTGGGTGAATCATTTGCCCTGGATGGGCAGCGTTGAGCTGTCGCTACCGCTGACGATCGCGGGCGGTGTTGGGCTGGCGATCGCCTCCAACTATCGCAGCCGCCCCAGTCTGGGCCCGCCGGGGGTTCCCCCCTTACCCAGCCCGCCGCCCAGTCCAAAGGCAGCGGCAGCGCCTGTAAGTACTTCAAAGGCCAGCCCCAAGGCAGACACGATCTCCTTTGAAATCAAGAAACCCCAGGCAAAGGGGTGACGGCGATGGGCCAGTGTTTTGAGCACTTAATCTTAAGTCTTGAGTTGTGCATAGACGTTGGAGTCGAGAACTCAACACTCAACACTTAAAACTTAGAACTTCGCCCCGTGCCCCTACCTGCCCATGCTCCGCTTCAGCTCCTCTAGCTCTTGCTCCGTCTCCCACCGCTGAAATGACTCCTCCAGCGGATCCATCGGATCGCGACCAAACCCGTCAAAGGTGGTTTTGGCCCAGCCGGTATCCCAGCTGGTGCGCTGGGCGGTGCGCTGAGCCTGGGTCTCGGCGATTTTGGCTTTGAGTTCGCGGCGGCGATCGTGAATTTCTTTTTGCAGGGCACGGGTCTGGCCAATCTGCTCTTTAACGCCTTTCATTTGGCCCCAGTACTGGTTGCCCTGGCGCAGCAGGGCGGCCTCGCGCTCCTGGGCCGCTTTAACCAGATCAAGGCGGTTGGCGGCCTGGGCCTGTTGAATGCGGTTATGCCAGCGCTGAATGTCTTGGGCCGTGGCAAGAATGCTGTCTTCGAGCTGTTTTTCGCGGCGCTTGAGGTCTCCCAGCAGGCGAATGGCGTCTTGCTCTTGGCCCCGCAGCTGGTCTTCGAGGCCCCACAGCTCGAGATGGGGGTTGGCTTTGAGAAATTCGTCGAGCCGGGTCTCGAGAAATTTGCTCAGATCTTCAAAGAGGCCCATGGTATGCTCCTGCCGCAATGCCTGCTTTTCAGAATAGCGGGTTGGCGGTGCTGTGGGGCGATCGCAATCAGGCTGGGCAGAACCGCTAAAACCGCTGACCGATGTAGATCGATCGCACTTCTCCGTTGCGGCGAATTACCGCTTCTTCGTTGGAGACCGACACCAGACTCCAGCCGCTGCTGCCGATGCGCTCGCCGATGTAGACCCGCTGGGAAACGCCGCTGATTTCAAACAGAGCCGCCGAGCGGTTGCCCAGTTCTAAAATGCCCACCAGGGCGTGAATTGGGTTGGCTGCCACCGGAGCCTGGGAGGGCGCGGTGGGGGCCACCGGAGACGGTGCCCCCGCCCCCGGCTGTGGCACCAGTACTGTAGCCCCCGGCGCGGGCTGCTGCGCCGTCTGGTAGGGAATGTAAACTCGCTCAATCACGTTGACCGGGCCAGAGCCCAAGCTGCCTACGGTACCACCGGCCCCCAGAGGCGGCAGCATGGGCGGGGCAGGCACGGCTACCCCACCGGGGGCCTGGCCAACTGCGGTGGCAGTGCCCACCTCGCCCCGCTCCACCTTGCCCGAGATCACGTCTAGCGATCGCTGTAGGTAGGCCAGAAACTCTTCGTCAGACTGCTGGGCCGCCGTTTCGCTGGCCGAGCGCCCCAAAGACAGGCGATTGCCCGGCTGGCTAAACCAC is a window of Nodosilinea sp. PGN35 DNA encoding:
- a CDS encoding NAD(P)H-quinone oxidoreductase subunit 4 yields the protein MDLATFPWLTTVTLLPLVACVAIPFLPDDNGKTVRWYALTVGLIDFVLIVAAFYLNYDFSNPGLQLVESYTWVPQLDLKWSLGADGLSMPLILLTGFITTLAALAAWPVTLKPKFFYFLLLAMYSGQIGVFAVQDMLLFFLFWELELIPVYLLLSIWGGKKRLYAATKFILYTAGGSLFILVAALAMAFYGDTISFDMRALAEKVYPLRMQLLLYGAFLIAYAVKLPIIPLHTWLPDAHGEATAPVHMLLAGILLKMGGYALIRMNLGMLPEAHTYFAPILVILGCVNIIYAALTSFAQRNLKRKIAYSSISHMGFVLIGIASFTNLGLSGAVLQMVSHGLIGASLFFLVGATYDRTHTLILEEMGGVGKKMPKIFAMFTACSLASLALPGMSGFVAELMVFVGFATSDAYSFTFRLIAVIFMAIGVILTPIYLLSMLREIFYGPENKELIEHEVLADAEPREVFIIACLLVPIIGFGFYPKMLTQIYDATTQQLTARLGSVFVASEASAEGLAPIAALPVLKAPSVHQ
- a CDS encoding TIGR04376 family protein, which codes for MGLFEDLSKFLETRLDEFLKANPHLELWGLEDQLRGQEQDAIRLLGDLKRREKQLEDSILATAQDIQRWHNRIQQAQAANRLDLVKAAQEREAALLRQGNQYWGQMKGVKEQIGQTRALQKEIHDRRRELKAKIAETQAQRTAQRTSWDTGWAKTTFDGFGRDPMDPLEESFQRWETEQELEELKRSMGR
- a CDS encoding NAD(P)H-quinone oxidoreductase subunit 5 — translated: MDSVDTLYQYAWLIPVLPLIGATIVGVGLISYGEATSKLRQPSATLIVSLTGAAMVLSFLIFWSQWQGHAPYQAMFEWASAGDFRIEMGYTIDHLVALMLVVVTTVAFLVMIYTDGYMAHDPGYVRFYAYLSLFSSSMLGLVISPNLLQVYVFWELVGMCSYLLIGFWYNRKPAADACQKAFVTNRVGDFGLLLGILGLFWATGSFDFEIMGERLTEMVNIGSLPASVAAIFAILVFLGPVAKSAQFPLHVWLPDAMEGPTPISALIHAATMVAAGVFLVARMYPVFEHIPTVMTVIAYTGAFTAFMGATIAITQNDIKKGLAFSTMSQLGYMVMAMGVGAYSAGLFHLMTHAYFKAMLFLGSGSVIHGMEAVVGHDPVLAQDMRLMGGLRKYMPVTAITFLIGTLAICGIPPFAGFWSKDEILGATFAANPALWAVGWLTAGITAFYMFRMYFSTFEGSFRGNDEGIRRDLKRAQLQKMGMSLGPGAMNPQELTLDEAHDHDDDHHAHEPHESPLAMTFPLMALAVPSVLVGLLGTPFANYFEAFIHPPGEVFEAAEAAEAFDWSEFALMAGSSVAIAVVGIIISVLMYRTKAIDPKAIAAKIPFLYNLSLNKWYIDDIYEVVFVQGSRKLAKQVLEVDIRIVDGLVNLAGLVTLVTGEGLKYLENGRAQFYALIVFGAVLGLVLLSGVT